The sequence below is a genomic window from Paenibacillus silvisoli.
GTATACCTTCATCATACCTTTTTCCCGCGAGACTGTCCATTTCGGAGCGGGCTGCGGTTTTCAATAAGCATCGAAAAAAGGTACAATAGAACTGTATAGTTGTATTGCGGTACAGGTGTTACGAAATGGAGAGGAGCACGTGCAATGACGATTCAATGCGATATTGCCATCATCGGCGGAGGCATTGCGGGATATACGGCTGCCATCAGAGCGTCGCTGGCAGGGAAGAAAGTCATCCTGATCGAGAAAGAGAAGCTGGGCGGAACATGTTTACATAAAGGCTGTATCCCAAGCAAAGCGCTGCTGCGCAGCGCCGAGGTATACACGACCATGCTCAAAGCAGATACATATGGCATCAACGTTGAGGAAGGCGCGGTTTCGCTGGATTTCGCGAAGGTTCAGCGCCGTAAGGACAGCACGGTCGAAGGGCTGTATAAAGGGCTGCAATATTTGATGCGCAAGCACGAAATTACGGTGATTCAGGGGAGCGGCAGAGTGATCGGCCCGTCGATCTTCTCGCCGAAGAGCGGAAGCGTGGCGGTTGAATTCCCGGACGGCGAAATGGAAACGGTCGTGCCGAAGCATTTGATTATCGCGACAGGCTCGCGTCCGCGTACGCTTCCGGGACTCGAACCGATGCCGGGCGAAATTATGACGAGCGACGAAGCGCTTGAGATGGACGAGCTGCCCGAATCGGTGCTGATTGTCGGCGGCGGCGTGATCGGCGTCGAGTGGGCGTCGATGCTCATCGATTTCGGCGTCGATGTGACGCTGGTGGAGGCTGCCTCGCGGCTGCTGCCCGGGGAGGACGCCGAAGCGTCGGCCGAACTGACGAAGCAGCTGCGCAAGAGAGGAGTACGCATATTAACCGGCATCCAATTGAAGCTTGATACGTATACCTATACGGAAGGACAAGCGACGATTACGGCGGATACGGCGGACGGCTCGGTTATTTTGAATGCGGAACGGCTCCTTGTGTCGGTTGGCCGTCAGGCGAACGTGGAAGGCATCGGTCTCGAAAACACCGACGTGCGCGTCGACAAAGGCGTTATTAAAGTGAATGGCTTCTTCCAAACGAACGAGCCGCATATTTATGCGATCGGCGACGTGAACGGAGGCTTGCAGCTGGCGCACGCCGCGGCGCATGAAGGCATCATCGCGGTCGATCATATTCTTGGCGGTAAGGAGCAAGCGCCGGACCACAGCCGAGTGCCGCGCGCGATCTATTCCAAGCCGGAGATTGCTTCGATCGGTCTTACGGAGGACGAAGCGCGCAAACAAGGGCATGATATCAAAGTCGGCAAAGTACCGTTTCAAGCGATCGGCAAGGCGCATGTGCTGGGCGAAACGGAAGGCTTCGCGAAGGTAATCGCGGACGCGAAAACGAGCGATGTGCTCGGCGTCCATTTGATCGGCGCGCATGCAACGGATTTGCTATCGGAAGCATCGCTGGCCATGCTGCTGAATGCGACGCCGTGGGAAGTGGGACAAGTCATTCACCCGCATCCGACGTTGTCCGAGGTCATGGGTGAAGCAATGTTAGCGGTTAACGGAAATTCAATCGCATTTTAGCCCGGAGCTGCATCTTTATATAGTAAGCCAGATCGCAGGTCGCGGCATTGGACGGAGCATTTCTTTTTCGGTAAAAGTCGGTTATAATGGGTATAGTCAAGTCTTAGTACCTGGTTATAATAGCAGCTAAAAGGAGGGCATCCCTCATGACACAATCCGAATCCGCCGTGCAGCACAGACATGCTGCTCTTGGACTTACGGACGAGCAAGCCATTGAGATGTATACGTTTATGACGACCGCCCGTCGTTACGACGAGCGCTGTCTGCTGCTTCAACGGGCAGGCAAAATCAAGTTCCACGTTTCCGGGATCGGCCAGGAAGCCGCGCAAGTCGGCGCCGCTTTCGCGCTGGACCGCGAGCAAGATTACTTCCTTCCTTACTATCGCGATTATGCATTCGTATTAGCTTGCGGCATGACGCTACGCGAGCTTATGTTATCTTTATTTTCCAAAGCGGCAGACCCGAACAGCGGCGGACGCCAAATGCCGGGTCACTTCGGCAGCA
It includes:
- the lpdA gene encoding dihydrolipoyl dehydrogenase, coding for MTIQCDIAIIGGGIAGYTAAIRASLAGKKVILIEKEKLGGTCLHKGCIPSKALLRSAEVYTTMLKADTYGINVEEGAVSLDFAKVQRRKDSTVEGLYKGLQYLMRKHEITVIQGSGRVIGPSIFSPKSGSVAVEFPDGEMETVVPKHLIIATGSRPRTLPGLEPMPGEIMTSDEALEMDELPESVLIVGGGVIGVEWASMLIDFGVDVTLVEAASRLLPGEDAEASAELTKQLRKRGVRILTGIQLKLDTYTYTEGQATITADTADGSVILNAERLLVSVGRQANVEGIGLENTDVRVDKGVIKVNGFFQTNEPHIYAIGDVNGGLQLAHAAAHEGIIAVDHILGGKEQAPDHSRVPRAIYSKPEIASIGLTEDEARKQGHDIKVGKVPFQAIGKAHVLGETEGFAKVIADAKTSDVLGVHLIGAHATDLLSEASLAMLLNATPWEVGQVIHPHPTLSEVMGEAMLAVNGNSIAF